A genomic segment from Luteolibacter ambystomatis encodes:
- a CDS encoding DUF58 domain-containing protein — MNTAWKYLKPEDIRRLKNYEFGAKAMVEGYLSGRHRSKQRGASIEFHEFRQYVPGDDLAQVDWRVFARNDKLFLRTFEQETNLECHIFLDASASMAFPEQEQRLTKLEYASFFAACLSWLVTSKNDRVSLTLFDQGIRKHLPPGSTRRHLHDLMTTLEHTTAGAPTDLPEVLHRAHPLLKRRGTLVILSDLFTDPARLFTALNPYLHRGFRVHLFHILDPAELDLGNRGLSRFVDMESDARLTVHPQALRDAWKKEILDHSRTLRALAAGRHVDYALAPTTESYFSLFDRFRH, encoded by the coding sequence ATGAACACCGCCTGGAAATATCTCAAGCCCGAGGACATCCGCCGGCTGAAGAACTACGAGTTCGGAGCCAAGGCGATGGTCGAGGGCTATCTTTCCGGCCGCCACCGGTCGAAGCAGCGCGGCGCTTCGATCGAGTTCCACGAGTTCCGGCAATACGTTCCCGGCGATGATCTCGCACAGGTCGATTGGCGCGTGTTCGCAAGGAACGACAAGCTGTTCCTGCGCACCTTCGAGCAGGAGACGAATCTCGAATGCCACATCTTCCTGGATGCCTCGGCGTCGATGGCCTTTCCCGAGCAGGAACAGCGGCTCACGAAGCTGGAGTATGCCTCGTTCTTCGCGGCCTGCCTGTCCTGGCTGGTGACCTCCAAGAACGACCGCGTCTCGCTCACGCTCTTCGACCAAGGCATCCGCAAGCACCTGCCGCCCGGTTCCACCCGCCGCCACCTCCACGATCTGATGACCACGCTGGAGCACACCACCGCCGGTGCGCCCACCGACCTGCCGGAGGTGCTGCACCGCGCGCATCCGTTGCTGAAGCGCCGCGGCACGCTGGTGATCCTGTCCGATCTCTTCACCGATCCCGCGCGCCTCTTCACCGCGTTGAATCCCTATCTCCATCGCGGCTTCCGCGTGCATCTCTTCCACATCCTCGATCCCGCCGAGCTCGATCTCGGCAACCGCGGTCTCTCGCGCTTCGTGGACATGGAGAGTGATGCCCGCCTGACCGTGCATCCGCAGGCGCTGCGCGACGCGTGGAAAAAGGAAATCCTCGACCACAGCCGCACCTTGCGCGCGCTCGCCGCCGGCCGCCACGTGGACTACGCGCTCGCGCCCACCACGGAATCGTATTTCTCGCTGTTCGACCGGTTCCGCCACTGA
- a CDS encoding AAA family ATPase yields the protein MSTTAAPPEPAAQWEMIQGTVADIRRETARVIVGQEEIVEQLLTSLLCKGHCLLVGVPGLAKTLLVSTLGRILGLKFQRIQFTPDLMPTDIVGSEILQNSADGSREFQFVPGPVFTNLLLADEINRTPPKTQAALLEAMQEKQVTVNGQTRHLEEPFIVFATQNPIEHEGTYPLPEAQLDRFFFQLNIGYPTMEEEARIIERTTGRSTTHAETLLNAAGVLALQDAVHDVPLPEPVVQEILKLVHATRPDSPHATADVKNYVAYGAGPRASQCLARAARALALLRGRSSASVEEVRAVALPVLRHRVIANYNATGEGITVDQLVSKLIGLGA from the coding sequence ATGTCCACCACCGCCGCACCACCGGAACCCGCCGCCCAATGGGAAATGATCCAGGGCACCGTCGCCGACATCCGCCGGGAAACCGCCCGCGTGATCGTGGGACAGGAAGAGATCGTCGAGCAGCTCCTCACCTCGCTGCTGTGCAAGGGCCACTGCCTGCTTGTCGGTGTACCCGGATTGGCGAAGACGCTGCTGGTTTCCACGCTAGGCCGCATCCTCGGCCTGAAGTTCCAGCGCATCCAGTTCACACCCGATCTGATGCCCACCGATATCGTCGGCTCGGAGATCCTTCAGAACAGCGCCGACGGCAGCCGCGAATTCCAGTTCGTGCCCGGCCCGGTCTTCACCAACCTGCTGCTCGCGGATGAAATCAACCGCACGCCGCCGAAAACCCAGGCCGCTCTGTTGGAGGCGATGCAGGAAAAGCAGGTGACCGTGAACGGACAAACCCGCCATCTGGAGGAACCGTTCATCGTCTTCGCCACCCAGAACCCGATCGAACACGAAGGCACCTATCCGCTGCCGGAGGCGCAGCTCGACCGCTTCTTCTTCCAGCTCAACATCGGCTACCCGACCATGGAGGAGGAGGCGCGGATCATCGAGCGCACCACCGGACGCTCCACCACCCATGCGGAAACGCTGCTCAATGCCGCAGGCGTGCTCGCGCTCCAGGATGCCGTGCATGACGTACCGTTGCCGGAACCAGTCGTGCAGGAAATCCTCAAGCTAGTTCACGCCACCCGGCCGGACTCGCCCCACGCCACCGCGGACGTGAAGAACTACGTCGCCTACGGAGCCGGTCCGCGCGCTTCGCAATGCCTTGCCCGCGCCGCCCGGGCGCTGGCCCTCCTGCGCGGTCGCTCCTCCGCCTCCGTGGAGGAAGTCCGTGCCGTCGCCCTGCCGGTGCTGCGGCACCGCGTCATCGCGAACTACAATGCCACCGGCGAAGGCATCACCGTGGATCAGCTCGTGTCGAAGCTCATCGGCCTCGGCGCATGA
- a CDS encoding vWA domain-containing protein, with amino-acid sequence MSLFLQQPWLLPLLALAALPLLVHLLSRTRPPVYRFSNLDFLQRVVRRTNRFRKPKDWLLLILRTLAILALAAAFLGPLLLSKSAPLPGERTTLVLLVDRSASMAARDGAATRFESAILAAREALSSIRPDAANVVWIDAEPSAVFPEPAPNRAFLGESLDQAGARPEAGALARAWELALRQCAIGTGRKELVVISDFQASAWKAFDGTVPSDIHVRAVPVAKGDAPNIALTSLVASPAEPVAGQEATVLCRVRNFSGEARRPLLSLDAGGSHQSRPVDLPAWGEAEAAFTVRCPAAGLLALTAAIDEDSFPGDDRRYLALRVRESLRLAVAAPANSAEARVARSLADALPWLDTVDCPDPANPPPCDLLLIPAWDGSSPEKLRALAEQSTTLIVHPAPGSPAKSLSVLASTPPDAADGMLTIETKQDGWQSMPAEGHPAFALFASGEFGNPLAGTIRQRVRLPASVTGKGETLGRFADGTPALVSFPTASAPIILCNLPLDPAAGDWTTRQSFLPAFAELILHTRPNKPGDHFAIESGSLPAWSPSDPSQAATLTLAGPDGKPVPLEQTTGTGGPVWRARQPATPGIHAWLVSGQPVHYSVANFPESESDLRALPEPPTFGPGSSRTNDSLARAAALDHGLPLWPWLIGLTLLAMLVEPWIASPTLRKS; translated from the coding sequence ATGAGCCTCTTCCTCCAGCAACCCTGGCTGCTGCCACTGCTCGCGCTCGCGGCGCTGCCGCTGCTCGTGCACCTGCTTTCACGCACCCGGCCGCCGGTGTACCGCTTCTCGAACCTCGACTTCCTCCAGCGCGTGGTGCGCCGCACCAACCGCTTCCGCAAGCCGAAGGACTGGCTGCTGCTGATCCTGCGCACCCTCGCCATTCTGGCACTGGCCGCCGCGTTCCTCGGACCGCTGTTGCTTTCGAAAAGCGCGCCGCTGCCGGGTGAGCGCACCACGCTGGTGCTGCTGGTGGATCGCTCCGCCTCGATGGCCGCTCGCGATGGTGCCGCCACTCGTTTCGAATCCGCCATCCTCGCCGCACGCGAGGCCCTTTCCAGCATCCGCCCGGACGCGGCAAACGTGGTGTGGATCGATGCCGAACCCTCCGCCGTGTTTCCGGAACCCGCGCCGAACCGCGCCTTCCTCGGAGAGTCGCTCGATCAAGCCGGTGCCCGCCCGGAAGCCGGAGCACTTGCACGCGCATGGGAACTCGCCCTGCGCCAATGCGCCATCGGCACCGGCCGCAAGGAACTGGTCGTGATCTCGGATTTTCAAGCCAGCGCGTGGAAGGCTTTCGATGGCACCGTTCCCTCGGACATCCATGTCCGGGCCGTGCCGGTCGCGAAGGGTGATGCGCCGAACATCGCGCTCACCTCGCTGGTGGCTTCGCCTGCCGAACCGGTCGCCGGCCAGGAAGCCACCGTGCTCTGCCGCGTCCGGAATTTCTCCGGTGAAGCGCGTCGCCCGCTGCTATCGCTCGATGCCGGTGGCTCGCACCAATCCCGTCCGGTCGATCTCCCCGCATGGGGCGAGGCCGAAGCCGCCTTCACGGTCCGCTGTCCCGCAGCCGGGTTGCTCGCCCTCACCGCCGCCATCGATGAAGACAGCTTCCCCGGAGACGACCGCCGTTATCTCGCGCTGCGCGTCCGCGAATCCCTGCGACTGGCGGTGGCGGCTCCCGCGAACAGCGCGGAAGCACGCGTCGCCCGTTCTCTGGCTGATGCCCTGCCGTGGCTCGATACCGTGGATTGCCCGGACCCGGCGAATCCCCCGCCCTGCGATCTGCTGCTGATCCCGGCATGGGACGGCTCTTCACCGGAAAAACTGCGCGCGTTGGCGGAGCAGAGTACGACACTCATCGTACATCCAGCCCCCGGTTCCCCGGCGAAATCCCTTTCCGTCCTGGCCTCCACTCCACCGGATGCCGCCGATGGCATGCTCACCATCGAGACCAAACAGGACGGATGGCAGTCGATGCCAGCGGAGGGACACCCGGCATTCGCGCTCTTCGCCTCCGGAGAATTCGGCAATCCGCTCGCGGGCACCATCCGCCAGCGCGTCCGTCTGCCTGCGAGCGTCACGGGGAAAGGCGAAACCCTGGGCCGCTTCGCCGATGGCACGCCTGCTTTGGTTTCCTTCCCCACGGCCTCCGCGCCGATCATCCTGTGCAATCTGCCGCTTGATCCTGCGGCGGGAGACTGGACCACACGCCAATCCTTCCTCCCCGCCTTCGCCGAGCTGATTCTGCACACCCGGCCGAACAAACCGGGTGATCACTTCGCCATCGAATCCGGCTCGCTGCCCGCATGGTCGCCTTCCGATCCTTCGCAAGCCGCCACGCTCACGCTCGCCGGACCGGATGGCAAACCCGTGCCGCTCGAACAAACCACCGGCACCGGAGGCCCGGTGTGGCGGGCCAGGCAGCCTGCGACTCCCGGCATCCATGCCTGGTTGGTCTCCGGCCAACCCGTCCACTACTCGGTCGCCAATTTCCCCGAATCGGAATCCGACCTCCGCGCCCTGCCCGAGCCACCCACCTTCGGTCCCGGCAGCAGCCGCACAAATGATTCGCTGGCCCGCGCCGCGGCGCTCGACCACGGACTGCCTCTCTGGCCCTGGCTGATCGGCCTGACTTTGCTCGCGATGCTGGTTGAACCTTGGATCGCCTCTCCCACCCTCCGGAAATCCTGA